Proteins encoded together in one bacterium window:
- a CDS encoding glycoside hydrolase family 3 protein, with amino-acid sequence MDENQLICPGNHIVIRVNETTLSPETREFLKTVRPIGIHFGKDAFLLDEPYTVWLKQYLLLRSDIMQATGRTRMIWALDHEGGRVIRTPPPLTKFPYPLNWQSKAGTVGSAIGQELKSLGINLNFGPCLDIFSNPKNAVIGPRSFGTSIDEVCQRSNHFIVSLESAGVIATAKHFPGHGDTIEDSHFELPRLELSDEQLLNRELIPFIENNTIPLKAIMLSHILFPKIDEQYPASLSNIVGKMLLRKKLGYTGVAITDDLDMKAISGCYSPEQIAHQLLTSQINFALFNHSLHHAASVASQLERLFKQDLQEHRSLHEQNMRFVNTLPENRVTELPSELLHQHQELALQIGEQFAVSIEEFTGA; translated from the coding sequence ATGGATGAGAATCAGCTCATATGCCCCGGTAATCATATTGTCATCCGAGTGAATGAAACTACGCTCTCGCCAGAGACTCGTGAATTCCTGAAGACAGTGCGTCCAATTGGAATTCACTTTGGAAAAGACGCTTTTCTTCTCGATGAGCCTTATACCGTTTGGCTCAAGCAGTATTTGCTTCTTAGAAGCGATATCATGCAAGCAACGGGTCGCACTAGGATGATTTGGGCGCTCGATCACGAGGGGGGCAGAGTGATCAGAACGCCTCCACCTCTCACGAAATTTCCTTATCCCCTGAACTGGCAGAGCAAGGCCGGGACAGTCGGAAGTGCAATTGGACAGGAATTGAAATCTCTCGGCATCAACCTGAATTTTGGGCCTTGTCTCGATATTTTTTCAAATCCTAAAAATGCTGTTATCGGCCCCCGTAGTTTTGGAACGTCTATAGACGAGGTCTGTCAGCGAAGTAATCACTTTATTGTATCACTTGAGTCTGCCGGCGTTATCGCAACTGCTAAGCATTTTCCGGGTCATGGAGATACCATTGAAGATTCTCACTTTGAGCTTCCTCGCCTTGAATTGAGCGATGAACAGCTTCTCAACAGGGAGCTGATCCCCTTTATCGAGAATAATACTATCCCGTTGAAAGCAATTATGCTTTCTCATATTCTGTTCCCCAAGATTGACGAACAGTATCCTGCGTCACTGTCAAATATAGTTGGGAAAATGCTCTTGCGAAAAAAACTAGGATATACGGGTGTAGCAATCACCGATGATCTGGATATGAAAGCAATCTCAGGCTGCTATTCGCCCGAGCAAATTGCTCATCAACTACTCACTTCACAGATTAATTTTGCACTTTTTAATCACAGTCTTCATCATGCAGCAAGCGTTGCATCACAGCTTGAGAGACTATTCAAACAGGATCTTCAAGAACATCGCTCACTGCATGAGCAAAATATGCGCTTTGTAAATACATTACCGGAGAATAGAGTTACAGAGCTTCCATCCGAACTCCTCCATCAACATCAGGAGCTCGCACTACAGATTGGAGAACAATTCGCTGTATCCATAGAGGAGTTTACGGGTGCTTGA